A stretch of the Candidatus Bathyarchaeota archaeon genome encodes the following:
- a CDS encoding flagellin codes for MRRQKNRRCGRKSRRAIVGIEAAIVLIAFVVIASALAYVVINMGFFSAQKAKETITRGVQESTSALQLDGSVMGKTNQTRHLVYLLFPVKLSVGKSEVDLHQDTIVLSIGGSVILLDVYKGVVNESAVGLTEDPSDLDEILTKVFPNVSTPAAFAILYNDDNDTVLENFEKAFFLIDLGNRGLREYDIIKIEVKTGSGAALMIQRSVPGGLPEKDYVDLN; via the coding sequence ATGCGCAGGCAAAAAAATAGAAGGTGCGGTCGGAAAAGTAGGCGTGCCATCGTAGGCATCGAGGCCGCCATCGTCCTCATCGCCTTCGTTGTGATCGCTTCGGCGCTTGCCTACGTAGTCATCAACATGGGCTTCTTCTCAGCCCAGAAAGCGAAAGAGACGATCACCCGCGGTGTACAGGAATCCACAAGCGCGCTCCAGCTGGATGGATCAGTGATGGGAAAGACAAATCAGACAAGGCATCTTGTCTACCTGCTCTTCCCAGTGAAGCTATCAGTAGGAAAGTCCGAGGTTGACCTTCATCAGGATACGATTGTGCTCTCGATAGGTGGAAGCGTCATCCTCCTAGACGTATATAAGGGGGTAGTCAATGAGTCCGCGGTCGGACTGACTGAGGACCCAAGCGACTTAGACGAAATATTAACGAAGGTCTTCCCTAACGTCAGCACCCCAGCCGCATTCGCCATACTCTACAATGATGATAACGACACTGTGCTGGAGAACTTCGAGAAGGCCTTCTTCCTAATAGATCTTGGAAACCGCGGGCTACGGGAATATGACATAATAAAGATCGAGGTGAAGACGGGCTCGGGAGCGGCGTTGATGATCCAGAGATCTGTTCCCGGCGGACTGCCGGAGAAAGATTACGTGGACCTCAACTAG